CTTTTGTTGCTAGAAGCTAATTAATGCCCAGGCAATCTTCATTAAGCTTAACAGTTCAATATGAAGATATCTCAGTTAGCGCCAAGTTTGCTTGTCTAGATCGTTAGGTTATGGACAACTTTCTTTGGCTGTTTGACTACCAGTTTCGCATTTTATTCTTTACAAAGTAATCTCAACCTTTTGTTCTTCTCTAGCAGATGACGACAGCAATATCTATTGAGGATGTGCGTAGAGAGGTGAAAATTCTGAAGGCTTTATCTGGGCATTCAAATCTTGTGAAGTTTTATGATGCATGTGAGGATGCCCTTAACGTCTACATCATCATGGAGTATGTTTGCTTTCTTCCCCTCACATATTGTTGACTTTGCATCCGTACAATGTTGTTATCAGAACCTGCAACATCTCATTGTAGATAAAGGACTTTCTATCTGCTAAATGGATTGTCTTATTTCTTGAGTTCTATGCAAAATTACATGATTATTGATGTTTTGTGCACCTGGTATTGGTTAGGTTGTGTGAAGGTGGGGAGTTGTTGGACAGAATTTTGTCCAGGTATAACATTTTCCTTGAGAAACATTTCTTAGTACCAAAAACAAACATAGCTCTTACTATTACTAATTTCCTATTTTTCCAGAGGTGGGAGGTACACTGAGGATGATGCTAAAGTTATCATCAAACAGATATTAAGTGTAGTTGCTTTCtgccatcttcagggtgttgttcaTCGTGATCTTAAGCCAGAGGTATGTGGAGTCTTTGTTGATCTCTTCTGTGCTGATAATACAACCATTTATTTTTTATGACTCCATGCTTGATTTTGAACAGAATTTCCTATTCAGTACTAGAGATGAACATTCTCCTATGAAGCTCATCGATTTTGGCCTCTCTGATTTTATAAGGCCAGGTAGTACCTCCACATGAGGATTATACCCATAGCACGTTCTATCTTCGTTCTTTGATTTTTGAATTTAAGATCAATCTAGACATGAATAAAAGACTTGAATGTCTTGTTATTGTGTACCAAAGCCTAATACATTTTGTTTTTGCAGATGAAAGGCTGAATGACATTGTTGGTAGTGCATACTATGTTGCTCCAGAAGTCCTACATAGGTCATATAGCACAGAAGCAGACATGTGGAGCGTAGGTGttatcacttatatcttgctgtgtgGTAGCAGACCATTCTGGGCACGCACTGAATCAGGAATTTTCCGCTCTGTGCTGAGAGCTGATCCTAATTTTGACGATTCACCATGGGCATCAATATCTCCTGAAGCCAAAGACTTTGTCAAAAGACTTCTTAACAAGGATTACAGAAAAAGAATGACTGCTGCGCAGGCACTCTGTAAGTTGTGCCAATGATGATTCTTACTTTATGCTTTCTTTTAAAGTTTCCATAGGATATTGGCGATTTACCTATGTATTGTGTGTGTATTGCAGCTCACCCCTGGTTGCGAGATGAGTGCTGCCCAGTCCCTCTGGATATATTAGTTTTTAAGCTGGTTAAGGCGCATCTTCGTTCCACGCCTTTCAAACGGGCAGCATTAAAGGTTTTACTCTTTACCTAGTTCCTTCAAGTATGTAACTTTCGAACTATACTTCCTTTGATACTGATTTTTCCAAACTGCATTCGACACACGTGAGTAGTATGTACACATCGTACATCCAAATCAATGTCACCTTTAATATCTTGCATTCTACAAACGTGAGCATTATGTGCACATCATCCATCTAAATTGATACCACCTTTAATATCTTGCATAAATAGCCAGCTATGTTATTGGACTGTTGTAGGGAGGTGTGAAAATTGGTTTCATTGCATGTACTGATTTTATTTCATTTTGTCTTGCTTAAACATGTTGAGCAATTCACTGCCATAATATTTCCGTCTTTTATTTGACAGGCTCTGTCTAGAGCAATAACAGAAGATGAGCTTATCTACGCCAGAGCACAGTACAACTTATTACAACCAAGTAGTCAAGATGGTCGAATATGTATTGAGAACTTCAGGATGGTAAGTACTCTTGTGTTGTCAAGTCTCTTAGAGCATGCACTAGGATTAATTGAAGTAATTTCCATATCCAGGATACTGAACTTGATATTTCTCTTCTTTTCCACCTTTAATTTATGCAGGCTCTGCTACAAAACTCCACTGACGCTATGAAAGAATCTAGAACTCTTGATATCTTAAGTGCGGTATGAAATGCGCACTCATTATACCTTCATTTGCACACATGGTGTATATCATTCATTATTTGAACTTGCATGTATATTCATTTTCAGTTGGAGCCGCTTGCATATAGGAGAATGGACTTTGAGGAGTTCCGTGCGGCGACAATCAGCCCTTACCAACTTGAAGCTTCGTCTATGTGGGACGAAATAGCGAGCACCGCATTTgagtgctttgagcaggaaggcaacCGTGTTATCACAATTGAGGAGCTAGCTCAGGTATGCAGTTGAACCTTGAGAATGACATGAATCTTTCATCTTGTGCGTGTCACTAACCAATTGGCCTCCTTTCCCCATACAGGAGATGAATCTTTCTTCTGCGGCGTATTCTATCGTCCGCGACTGGATTAGGCCATCCGATGGGAAGCTTAGCTTTATAGGCTTCACCAAATTTTTGCATGGATTGACTATGCGGAGCAGCAACGCGAGGCGCCATCACTGACCTGTTTCGCCTCAGCTGCTTAGATTTCTTTGATTCATGGGGAGTTTGATGGATGTTGGTGTTTTATCTGTGTTTTTGGCGGTTTAGCGTTTGTagagaaaaaaggagaaagaaacagaaagtgggagttcataatggaGTTTTAGAAGCAAAGATATGTTTTTACCTGTTTTTTTACATCTGGGTGCTGTTACATCATTCTTAATCTGGCTTATACATGGGCGCTGTACAGTTTGCTCATCATGCACCGTTCAACTTGCCACCCCAGTGTTTGTGTTTATCCAGGTGCTTGCTGTCTTGCTGCTCCCTCCTGCTTCTCAGAGAAGCAGAAACAGAAGCAGAAGTACAGGGTGCTGCTGCTCCTGAATGTGCGGCAGTTGGAAAGGGCCAAATATCTGGTGAGGGCGTTAAAAGACGTCGTGGTTTGGAACGTTCTTAGCAGATGCTATTCCATCCAACATTGCATAGGAAGCAGCAGGCCCCATCGACGGGGTGCTATGTTTCGCCTTTTCCAGACAATCGTACGGCGGCACTTTTATGGTGGTCAGGACGATTAAGAAAGGGCTTCAAGTACGAAAAGGCACTTTAAAGAGACAGTCTAGCCACTGGGATTAGCAATTTAAGTTATGTTGATCTTTGGGTGCGGAGAGACGTGGCTGAGATCGACGGGCAATCAGAGTTCAGCATGGATGCGAAAACATGTGATGACGAGCCATCCGTTGGTATTTTACGAGCCATAAAGCTTTCAGATTTTCGTATACTTCCGCAAAGATCACTGTGCTTCAAAAATATCAGACCTGTttgccctcccctgtcgtcttctccTTCCACCACGTGCTTCACGCAGCGAAAAATTTCCTCCCTCTCACCTTCTCTCAACTCCCCACCATACGCGCATGCGGAAAAAGAGTTGGTCGGCGAGCTTCGGCGAGAACCATCAATTGTTCTCGCCACGCCCCGTCTTCTGCTCGTAGCATCGCCCCTAGTTGTAGCTATCGAAGCCGCCCCGGTGGTCACAAGATCGTCGCCACAACATCACCCCTCCCCCTCCCGGTTGCAGCTTCATTGCCGCTAAACGCAGCATGCTTGTCGCCCCTGGTTGCAACATCGGCGGCGACGATGTTGCGGCTCGCACCCCCCCTCTCTCGAATCCCAGCATAAAACGTGGCCGATTGTAGCATTTTGCTGCTTTGATTGCAACTCCGACGGCCGGTTCCAACACGCAGTCTCCACAGTCGTAGCATTTTCATCGGTAGATTCTAGCACATCATGTAGCCGACTCCACCACACGTGCGACCAACGTCGCAGCACGGTCATAGCTCTCATGGACATCGGTTGCAGCTCTTGCTATTCATGGTTGCAGCTCGCCAGGGAAAGGGTTGTAGCTTCGCCATCCATGGTCGCAGCTCCCCTAGGCACCGATTTGCAGCTCCCCCATGAACATCGGTCGTATctcttttttcgcgaatacgcatgatatgtatcatttcattgatagaggGGAGAAAGCACAGGGTTGCAAGCCTCGTCAAGCATGCACTAGACGGCGCTCGCAAGGATGCTCTTAAGCAGTTGAAGAGGGGTTGCTCAACCCCGATTACAAGTGGTTAGGTTACAGGGATGATGATACTAAGTCCTGTAGCACCTGCTCTGGCCCAGGTCCAAGCCTCCTCCTGGATGGTGTCAGCAGGTGGGCATGAGAAGGTGTCACACCATCGAAGATGCATGCATTGCGGTGCTTCCAGGTCATCCAAGCGGTGAGCGCAATGAGAGAACCAATGCCCCTGCGATGCCTAGCCATGGATGCACTGATGGCGGATGACCACCACTCGAAGAACTCGCTTGTACCATCGGGTGGCTGCGTGGTGAGACGGCACCAGTGAAGAACATCGTGCCAGACTGAGCAGGAGAAGACGCAACTAGCAAGAAGGTCTTGGCACCCACATGAGGCCAGTTTTTCCGCGTCAGCTGCCAATATGGGGCGCGCACTGATCCATGGAATAGAGCAAGGTAGCATGACTTGGCGGGGTAGCCTCCATTATCGGTCCAACGCTAGCGGATGGAGTCGGGCTCCACGCCCAGCAAGACATGGCGAAGGCGCCTCCAGATATCAACATACTCCACCGTGGCAGCTGGCTCGAGGGCGCCACGAATGTCTTGGATCCAGGCACGCTGTGGGATGGCATTGCAGGAGTGAAACTCACCAGAAAAAAGAGTTGTAGCTTCGCCGTCGATGGTCACATCTCCTTTGGACAccggttgcagctccctccatccatgatcgTAGCTCGCCGGAAAAAAAGGTTGTAGCAGGTTGATGGCTTGCAAGTATACAAGGTTTGGTTGTAGCCTTTTCGAAGTAAGAGTATTGATCCCACATGGAGCACAAGAAATGAGGTTTTTCTCTTGTAGAGGTTTATAGTACTGTGCCTGCAAGTTAGTTGCGTTCCAAAGAAAGCAGAAGTGGAAGTTTGAAATATTGCGAGGTTGTCGTGAACATGGTGATAAAACACAAGAATAAAATAAAAGAGTAGGGAAACGTGAAACAATGGTAGTTGGAATCAATAGGGCTAAAGTGTTCTCAGGGAGTCCGGATTCCCCACTAATATGTATCTAACATGACCTATGCCTAAGCACAATTCGAAATTCAGATTCCTAAGCCACTTTATATGTTTGTATAAGTGGGCGGAGCC
The sequence above is a segment of the Triticum dicoccoides isolate Atlit2015 ecotype Zavitan chromosome 1A, WEW_v2.0, whole genome shotgun sequence genome. Coding sequences within it:
- the LOC119271536 gene encoding CDPK-related kinase 3-like, producing the protein MGQCYAKNIHADGRDGGEGGGGTTTISVSASAAAAVQEEPAGERATGGRRSGRPSPAGTPRSRAGVTPARTSAAAAGSPWAASPLPDGIAPSPATSASTPRRFFRRPFPPPSPAKHIKASLARRLGHRSPAATSAQAPPAKPPQEAPIPEQGAGGGGGEEELDKSFGYDRHFAVKYELGKEVGRGHFGHTCLARARKGDMRGQVLAVKVISKAKMTTAISIEDVRREVKILKALSGHSNLVKFYDACEDALNVYIIMELCEGGELLDRILSRGGRYTEDDAKVIIKQILSVVAFCHLQGVVHRDLKPENFLFSTRDEHSPMKLIDFGLSDFIRPDERLNDIVGSAYYVAPEVLHRSYSTEADMWSVGVITYILLCGSRPFWARTESGIFRSVLRADPNFDDSPWASISPEAKDFVKRLLNKDYRKRMTAAQALSHPWLRDECCPVPLDILVFKLVKAHLRSTPFKRAALKALSRAITEDELIYARAQYNLLQPSSQDGRICIENFRMALLQNSTDAMKESRTLDILSALEPLAYRRMDFEEFRAATISPYQLEASSMWDEIASTAFECFEQEGNRVITIEELAQEMNLSSAAYSIVRDWIRPSDGKLSFIGFTKFLHGLTMRSSNARRHH